From Microcystis aeruginosa NIES-2549, a single genomic window includes:
- the phoU gene encoding phosphate signaling complex protein PhoU: MSLSKETNHPDRTYFARSLQRLEQDVLRMGTLVEESFRLSHQSLFARDLEMAKKIPPLDKEIDRYYRQIELDCATLMTLQAPVAQDLRLLSAFMQLVRDLERIGDYAKDLAEIALKLFAYTPHDCMGEIEAMSHHAQYMLATSLVALADLDQEAGPKVKELDNTVDRAYDYLYHTLAHQRDIKGVVEPILLMALLIRHLERMADHATNIAQRVSYIVTGQRG; the protein is encoded by the coding sequence GTGAGCCTATCCAAAGAAACCAATCATCCCGATCGCACCTATTTCGCTCGTTCTCTCCAGCGATTGGAGCAGGATGTGCTGAGAATGGGAACCTTGGTCGAAGAATCCTTTCGTCTTAGCCATCAATCCCTCTTTGCTAGGGATTTAGAAATGGCGAAAAAAATCCCCCCCCTTGACAAGGAAATCGATCGCTACTATCGTCAAATCGAGTTAGATTGTGCCACTCTCATGACTCTACAGGCTCCCGTAGCCCAAGATTTGCGGCTTTTAAGTGCTTTTATGCAATTAGTGCGCGATTTGGAACGGATCGGCGATTATGCTAAGGATTTAGCCGAAATAGCACTCAAGTTATTCGCCTATACTCCCCACGATTGTATGGGTGAGATCGAGGCTATGTCCCACCATGCTCAGTATATGTTAGCCACGAGCCTTGTCGCTCTGGCCGACCTCGATCAAGAAGCCGGTCCAAAGGTCAAAGAACTAGATAATACAGTCGATCGAGCCTATGACTATCTTTATCACACTCTCGCCCATCAAAGAGATATTAAGGGTGTGGTGGAACCGATCCTGCTGATGGCTTTACTAATCCGTCATCTGGAACGTATGGCCGATCACGCCACCAATATCGCCCAAAGGGTATCCTACATCGTTACCGGACAGAGAGGCTGA
- a CDS encoding sensor histidine kinase, which translates to MTIFAFIFGVVLGLSICYWQVSRLNRELKRTLSALSDSADLSASFPVTSLVRRELQFLSQSLQEREKSLEIQKSLLERAPIAYLHVDADNQLLWCNQQAITLLKLDRWQPDQVRLLLELVRSYELDQLIQETRQKQSPQVQTWTFYPTNYPVTPISDHQVIAPKSIALKGYGYPLPEGQIGVFIENRQPLVELSQNRERAFSDLTHELRTPLTSISLLTEALQKRLQAPERRWLEQMAKEVERLSQLVCDWLEISELQADAGRSLQYQMINLQDLITAAWQTVTPIAAQKQISLDYSSPVDWTLEVDHARLLQVFLNLFDNAIKYSPDRGTIRLEIREISDTIGEKLLKIDVIDNGKGFNEADLPYVFDRLFRGDPSRTRQKQGTKDHSTGLGLSIAKEIIQAHGGSIIAKNDPNTGGARLQVTLPRQKKAVG; encoded by the coding sequence ATGACTATTTTCGCTTTTATTTTCGGGGTAGTTTTAGGTTTGAGTATTTGTTATTGGCAAGTCTCACGCTTAAATAGAGAGTTAAAGCGAACCCTGAGCGCTCTCTCGGATTCGGCGGATTTGTCGGCTTCTTTTCCCGTTACCTCCCTAGTGCGTCGAGAATTACAGTTTCTCTCCCAAAGTCTGCAAGAGCGAGAAAAGAGCTTAGAAATTCAGAAATCCTTGCTAGAACGAGCGCCGATCGCCTATCTTCATGTAGATGCCGATAATCAACTGCTCTGGTGCAATCAACAGGCAATAACCCTCTTAAAACTCGATCGCTGGCAGCCAGATCAAGTGCGTCTGCTGCTGGAATTGGTGCGCTCCTACGAATTAGATCAATTAATTCAAGAAACTCGCCAAAAACAGAGTCCACAGGTGCAAACTTGGACTTTTTACCCGACTAATTATCCTGTCACTCCCATTAGCGATCACCAAGTGATTGCTCCTAAATCGATTGCCTTGAAAGGTTACGGTTATCCCTTGCCGGAAGGTCAAATCGGTGTATTTATCGAAAATAGACAGCCTTTAGTGGAATTATCGCAAAATCGCGAACGAGCTTTCTCTGACTTAACGCACGAGTTACGCACTCCCTTAACCTCCATTTCTCTCCTCACCGAAGCTTTACAAAAACGCCTGCAAGCTCCCGAAAGACGCTGGTTAGAACAAATGGCGAAAGAAGTGGAGCGTTTGAGTCAATTAGTCTGCGATTGGCTAGAAATCAGTGAATTACAAGCGGATGCTGGTCGATCTTTACAATACCAGATGATTAATCTACAGGATCTAATCACCGCCGCTTGGCAGACTGTCACCCCAATAGCCGCCCAAAAACAGATTAGCTTAGATTATTCCTCTCCGGTGGATTGGACGCTGGAAGTGGATCATGCTCGTCTGCTGCAGGTTTTCCTGAATCTCTTTGATAATGCCATCAAGTATAGTCCCGATCGAGGGACTATACGCCTAGAAATTCGGGAAATATCCGACACTATCGGGGAAAAATTGCTTAAAATTGACGTTATCGACAACGGCAAAGGATTTAACGAAGCGGATCTACCCTACGTTTTCGATCGTCTCTTTCGCGGTGATCCTTCCCGCACCCGTCAAAAACAAGGCACAAAGGATCATAGTACCGGTTTAGGTTTATCGATTGCCAAAGAGATTATTCAAGCCCATGGCGGTTCGATCATCGCTAAAAACGATCCTAACACCGGGGGCGCTCGCCTACAAGTCACTCTCCCCCGTCAAAAAAAGGCGGTGGGGTGA
- a CDS encoding response regulator transcription factor produces the protein MLTLDNPPLSASADFVPNHRILIVEDEEVIRDMIILALEEEGYEALGVSDGRAALELLQSQESHHGESRFDLVVLDLMLPQVNGLDICRLLRYHGNIIPILILSAKASETDRVLGLEVGADDYLTKPFSMRELVARCRALIRRQGFTSLAAAPVRKFRDVFLYTQECRVTVRDEEINLSPKEFRLLDLFMSYPRRVWSREQLIEQIWGPDFLGDTKTVDVHIRWLREKLEIDPSQPEYLITVRGFGYRFG, from the coding sequence ATGTTAACCCTTGACAACCCCCCCTTGTCGGCGAGTGCGGATTTCGTTCCCAATCATCGGATTTTAATCGTTGAAGATGAAGAAGTGATTCGGGATATGATTATTTTGGCTTTGGAAGAAGAAGGTTACGAGGCGCTCGGTGTTAGTGATGGTCGCGCTGCCCTAGAATTACTGCAAAGTCAAGAATCTCATCACGGTGAATCTCGGTTTGATTTGGTCGTTTTGGATTTAATGTTACCCCAAGTCAACGGTCTTGATATCTGCCGTCTGTTGCGCTATCACGGCAATATTATTCCGATTTTAATCTTAAGTGCTAAGGCCAGCGAAACCGATCGAGTTTTGGGTTTAGAAGTGGGTGCTGATGATTATCTGACTAAACCCTTTAGTATGCGAGAATTAGTCGCTCGTTGTCGCGCTCTCATTCGTCGTCAAGGATTTACTTCTCTAGCGGCTGCTCCCGTGCGGAAATTCCGCGATGTTTTTCTCTATACCCAAGAATGTCGGGTGACAGTGCGAGATGAAGAAATTAACCTTTCTCCTAAAGAATTCCGTCTCCTCGACCTATTTATGAGTTATCCGCGCCGAGTTTGGTCAAGAGAGCAGTTAATTGAACAAATTTGGGGACCAGATTTTTTAGGAGACACCAAAACCGTCGATGTTCACATTCGCTGGTTACGCGAAAAACTGGAAATCGATCCCAGTCAACCGGAATACCTGATTACTGTACGCGGTTTCGGTTATCGTTTTGGCTAG
- a CDS encoding creatininase family protein: MLLQLSTWLEVESYLEQSQGIIIPIGSTEQHGPTGLIGTDALCAEAIAKGVGTQVGAMVAPTLNVGMALHHTAFPGTISLRPSTLIQVILDYVTCLARAGFRQFFFINGHGGNIATLKAAFSETYYHLDSLNLPNTNEVKCQVANWFMVRDVYLLAKELYGDQEGSHATPSEVALTQYLYPESLKNAFLSEKVASGHGIYGAANFRQNYPDGRMGSNPALATPEHGQRFYELAVKELSNTYLEWLSCPLSKLISD; the protein is encoded by the coding sequence ATGTTATTACAGTTATCTACCTGGTTAGAGGTGGAATCCTATCTAGAACAATCTCAGGGAATTATTATTCCTATCGGTTCCACGGAACAACACGGGCCGACGGGACTAATTGGTACAGATGCTCTATGTGCGGAGGCGATCGCTAAAGGAGTAGGGACACAGGTAGGAGCAATGGTAGCACCTACCTTAAATGTCGGTATGGCCCTACATCATACGGCTTTTCCCGGTACAATTAGCCTTCGTCCTAGCACTTTGATTCAAGTCATCCTTGACTATGTGACTTGTTTAGCTAGAGCCGGTTTTCGTCAATTTTTCTTTATTAATGGTCACGGGGGCAATATTGCTACCCTAAAAGCAGCCTTTTCGGAAACCTATTATCATTTGGATTCCCTTAATTTGCCTAACACAAACGAGGTTAAATGTCAAGTGGCCAATTGGTTTATGGTGCGAGATGTTTATCTTTTAGCCAAAGAATTGTATGGAGATCAGGAAGGTTCTCACGCTACACCGAGCGAAGTGGCGTTAACTCAGTATCTTTACCCTGAGAGCCTTAAAAACGCCTTTTTATCCGAAAAAGTGGCTTCTGGTCATGGTATTTACGGTGCGGCTAATTTTCGCCAAAACTACCCCGATGGTCGTATGGGTTCCAATCCTGCTTTAGCCACTCCCGAACACGGTCAGAGGTTCTATGAATTAGCCGTGAAAGAATTGAGTAATACTTATCTGGAATGGCTCTCTTGTCCTTTGTCTAAGTTGATTAGTGACTAG
- the glcD gene encoding glycolate oxidase subunit GlcD has protein sequence MLLKNPPKISPNLIKQLEAILGKDGVIRRKDELLTYECDGITGYRQRPALVVLPRSTAEIAAVVKLCHDNEIAWVARGAGTGLSGGALPLEEGILIVTARMNQILRVDLDNQRVVVQPGVINNWVTQAVSGAGFYYAPDPSSQIICSIGGNVAENSGGVHCLKYGVTTNHVMGLKIVLPDGSIIDVGGAVPEQPGYDLTGLFVGSEGTLGIATEITLRILKTPESICVLLADFTSIEAAGQAVADIIKSGMIPAGMEIMDNLSINAVEDVVATGCYPRDAESVLLVELDGLGVEVARNKHRVAEICRQNGARNITTANDAETRLKLWKGRKAAFAAAGKISPNYFVQDGVIPRTQLVYVLQEIKALSEKYGYKIANVFHAGDGNLHPLILYNNKVEGAWEEVEELGGEILKLCVRVGGSLSGEHGIGIDKNCYMPAMFNEIDLETMGYVRDCFNPKGLANPGKLFPTPRSCGEAANAKIQGFGGVDVF, from the coding sequence ATGTTACTCAAAAATCCCCCGAAAATCTCCCCCAATCTGATCAAACAGTTAGAAGCGATCCTTGGCAAAGATGGAGTCATCCGTCGCAAAGATGAATTATTAACCTACGAGTGCGATGGTATCACAGGATACAGACAAAGACCCGCTCTTGTGGTACTGCCCCGCAGCACCGCCGAAATTGCAGCGGTGGTGAAACTCTGTCACGATAACGAGATTGCCTGGGTAGCGAGGGGTGCAGGTACGGGCTTATCGGGAGGGGCGTTACCCTTAGAAGAGGGGATTCTCATCGTCACGGCGCGGATGAATCAGATTCTCAGGGTTGATTTAGATAATCAAAGGGTGGTGGTACAGCCCGGGGTGATTAATAATTGGGTGACGCAAGCGGTAAGCGGGGCGGGATTTTATTATGCACCGGATCCCTCTAGTCAAATTATCTGCTCAATCGGCGGTAATGTGGCGGAAAATTCCGGCGGGGTTCACTGTTTAAAATACGGTGTCACTACCAATCACGTTATGGGCTTAAAAATCGTCCTTCCCGATGGTTCAATTATCGATGTGGGGGGGGCAGTACCGGAACAACCGGGCTACGATTTAACTGGTTTATTTGTGGGTTCCGAGGGAACTTTAGGCATCGCCACGGAAATCACCTTAAGAATCCTGAAAACTCCCGAGTCTATCTGTGTTTTACTGGCTGATTTTACCAGTATCGAGGCGGCGGGCCAAGCGGTGGCGGATATTATTAAATCGGGAATGATTCCGGCGGGGATGGAGATTATGGATAATCTCAGTATCAACGCCGTGGAAGACGTGGTGGCTACCGGCTGTTATCCCCGGGATGCCGAGTCAGTTTTATTAGTGGAATTGGATGGTTTAGGGGTAGAAGTAGCCAGGAATAAACATCGGGTTGCCGAGATTTGCCGTCAAAATGGGGCGAGAAATATCACTACGGCTAATGATGCCGAAACCCGCTTAAAACTCTGGAAGGGCAGAAAAGCGGCTTTTGCGGCGGCGGGGAAAATTAGCCCTAATTATTTTGTGCAAGATGGGGTGATTCCCCGCACTCAATTGGTCTATGTTCTTCAGGAAATTAAGGCTTTAAGTGAAAAATACGGCTATAAAATCGCCAATGTTTTCCACGCCGGTGATGGCAATTTACACCCGTTGATTCTCTACAATAACAAGGTAGAGGGGGCCTGGGAAGAAGTGGAAGAATTAGGCGGTGAAATTCTCAAACTTTGTGTGCGGGTTGGGGGCAGTTTATCGGGCGAACACGGTATCGGCATCGATAAAAATTGTTATATGCCCGCCATGTTCAATGAGATTGACTTAGAAACTATGGGCTATGTGCGGGACTGTTTTAATCCCAAAGGTTTAGCTAATCCGGGGAAATTATTCCCCACCCCGCGCAGCTGTGGAGAAGCCGCTAATGCAAAAATACAAGGGTTTGGGGGGGTGGATGTGTTTTAG
- a CDS encoding 2'-5' RNA ligase family protein, producing MNQPQGSLFFIALLPPPEVQEIATKIKLEFAEIYNSRAALKSPPHVTLQPPFRWNLGQLTDLERCLEEFARLHSPIPLILRDFAAFKPRVIYINVQKTPELLTLQKRLLQQLESSLNISDNASKSRAFSPHLTVGFRDLTKDNFWKAWSKYANQELFFEVIIDEITLLIHNGKHWEIYRQFPL from the coding sequence ATGAATCAACCCCAGGGATCTCTATTTTTTATTGCGCTTTTGCCGCCGCCAGAAGTACAGGAAATTGCCACAAAAATCAAGTTAGAGTTTGCAGAAATTTACAATAGTCGCGCCGCCCTGAAATCGCCTCCCCACGTCACTCTCCAACCCCCTTTCCGGTGGAATTTAGGACAATTAACGGATTTAGAAAGATGTTTAGAGGAATTTGCCCGCTTGCACTCTCCTATTCCCCTGATTCTCCGAGATTTTGCCGCCTTTAAACCGCGAGTCATTTATATTAATGTCCAGAAAACCCCAGAATTATTAACCCTGCAAAAACGGCTTTTACAGCAGCTAGAATCTTCCTTGAACATCAGCGATAATGCCTCAAAAAGCCGAGCTTTTTCGCCTCATTTAACCGTTGGCTTCCGAGATTTAACTAAAGATAATTTCTGGAAAGCTTGGTCAAAATATGCTAATCAAGAGCTATTTTTTGAGGTGATAATCGATGAAATTACCCTCCTAATCCATAACGGTAAGCACTGGGAAATTTATCGGCAATTTCCTCTATAA
- a CDS encoding YciI family protein produces the protein MPWFVKIEKGIVDKTTFDRYVSTHKDYVRDLISQGREAKTGYWAERGGGMLLFKADSLEEAQAIIVRDPLIENGCVEYELHEWRIVVE, from the coding sequence ATGCCCTGGTTTGTCAAGATAGAAAAAGGCATTGTTGATAAAACTACCTTTGATCGCTATGTCAGCACCCATAAGGACTATGTGCGTGATTTAATTAGCCAAGGACGAGAAGCAAAAACCGGTTATTGGGCAGAAAGGGGCGGCGGAATGTTATTATTCAAGGCCGATTCTCTTGAGGAGGCTCAAGCAATTATAGTTCGTGATCCTTTAATCGAGAATGGTTGTGTGGAATACGAACTCCATGAATGGCGAATTGTCGTCGAGTAA
- the infA gene encoding translation initiation factor IF-1, with product MSKQDLIEMEGTVTESLPNAMFRVDLDNGFNVLAHISGKIRRNYIKILPGDRVKVELTPYDLTKGRITYRLKNQKK from the coding sequence TTGTCTAAACAAGATCTCATCGAAATGGAAGGAACCGTCACCGAATCTTTGCCCAACGCCATGTTTAGGGTGGATTTAGATAACGGTTTCAACGTCTTAGCCCATATATCTGGCAAAATCCGCCGTAATTATATCAAAATCCTCCCCGGCGATCGAGTCAAGGTGGAACTGACCCCCTACGACCTAACCAAAGGCAGAATCACCTATCGCCTGAAAAATCAAAAAAAATAG
- the rpmJ gene encoding 50S ribosomal protein L36 has product MKVRASVKKMCEKCRVIRRRGRVMVICSNPKHKQRQG; this is encoded by the coding sequence ATGAAAGTTAGAGCGTCTGTCAAAAAAATGTGCGAAAAGTGCCGCGTCATCCGTCGGCGCGGTCGAGTCATGGTAATTTGTTCTAACCCCAAACACAAGCAGAGACAAGGTTAA
- the rpsM gene encoding 30S ribosomal protein S13 yields MARIAGVDLPRDKRVEIALTYLYGVGLSRSQEVLSATGVNPDTRVKDLSDEDVAALRTYIETNYQIEGDLRRWEAMNIKRLADIGTYRGRRHRLGLPVRGQRTRTNARTRRGRRVTVAGKKKAPSKK; encoded by the coding sequence GTGGCAAGGATAGCTGGTGTAGACCTACCTCGCGATAAGCGTGTGGAAATCGCCCTGACCTACCTCTACGGAGTGGGTCTATCGCGTTCCCAAGAAGTCTTATCTGCGACGGGTGTTAACCCTGACACTCGGGTCAAGGATCTCAGCGATGAAGACGTGGCGGCGCTACGGACTTATATCGAAACAAATTATCAAATCGAGGGGGATTTGAGACGCTGGGAGGCGATGAACATTAAACGCCTCGCCGATATCGGCACCTATCGAGGTCGTCGGCATCGGCTAGGATTACCCGTGCGCGGGCAACGGACGCGAACCAATGCGCGGACCCGTCGCGGTCGTCGGGTGACAGTGGCAGGGAAGAAAAAAGCCCCCTCCAAGAAATAA
- the rpsK gene encoding 30S ribosomal protein S11 gives MARPTKKTGPKKQKKNIPTGVAHIQSTFNNTIVTIADTKGDVISWASAGSSGFKGAKKGTPFAAQTAADNAARRAIEQGMRQLEVMVSGPGAGRETAIRALQGAGLEITLIRDVTPIPHNGCRPPKRRRV, from the coding sequence ATGGCGCGACCAACCAAAAAAACCGGACCGAAAAAACAGAAGAAAAATATTCCTACCGGAGTCGCTCACATTCAATCGACCTTCAACAATACCATTGTCACGATCGCCGATACCAAAGGCGATGTGATCTCTTGGGCATCGGCGGGATCGAGTGGTTTTAAAGGAGCCAAAAAAGGAACCCCCTTCGCCGCCCAAACCGCCGCCGATAACGCCGCCCGCCGAGCAATCGAACAGGGAATGCGTCAACTAGAGGTGATGGTTAGCGGCCCTGGGGCGGGACGGGAAACCGCAATCCGGGCCCTGCAAGGAGCAGGATTAGAAATCACCCTGATCCGGGACGTGACCCCCATCCCCCACAATGGTTGTCGTCCTCCCAAACGCCGGAGAGTGTAA
- a CDS encoding DNA-directed RNA polymerase subunit alpha: MAQFQIECVEAKTYKNQSQYSKFVLEPLERGQGTTVGNALRRILISNLEGAAVTALRIAGVNHEFATVEGVREDVMELMLNMKEIILKSYTNQTQIGRLVATGPATVVAAQFDLPSEIEIVDRNQYVATLAEGAKLEMEFRVEKGKGYRTIDRSKEEATSLDFLQIDSIFMPVTKVNYSVEDIRSESGQARDRLLLEIWTNGSINPKEALSQAADMLVNLFNPLKDLNALESSSNFDDQEINQENQIPIEELQLSVRAYNCLKRAQINTVADLLDYSQEDLLEIKNFGQKSAEEVIEALQKRLGITLPQEKSK, translated from the coding sequence GTGGCGCAATTTCAAATCGAGTGTGTAGAAGCAAAAACTTACAAGAATCAGAGTCAGTACAGTAAGTTTGTACTAGAGCCTCTAGAAAGGGGCCAGGGTACGACCGTAGGTAATGCCCTGAGACGGATTCTCATTTCCAATCTGGAAGGGGCGGCCGTGACGGCCCTGCGGATCGCGGGAGTCAATCACGAATTTGCCACCGTCGAGGGGGTACGCGAGGACGTGATGGAACTCATGCTCAACATGAAAGAAATCATCCTCAAAAGCTACACCAATCAAACCCAGATCGGGCGTTTAGTGGCAACTGGACCGGCGACAGTAGTGGCGGCACAATTCGATTTACCCTCAGAAATCGAGATAGTTGATCGCAATCAGTACGTCGCCACCCTAGCCGAAGGGGCCAAGCTAGAGATGGAATTTCGCGTGGAAAAAGGCAAAGGCTATCGGACGATTGATCGCAGTAAAGAGGAGGCCACTTCGCTAGACTTTCTGCAAATCGACTCGATTTTTATGCCCGTAACCAAAGTCAACTACAGCGTCGAAGATATCCGTTCCGAAAGCGGTCAAGCTAGAGATCGTCTGCTCTTAGAAATTTGGACAAACGGGAGCATTAACCCCAAAGAAGCCCTTTCCCAAGCGGCCGATATGCTGGTTAATCTCTTTAACCCGCTCAAGGATCTCAACGCCCTCGAATCCTCCAGTAACTTTGACGACCAAGAGATCAACCAAGAAAACCAAATTCCGATCGAGGAACTACAATTATCCGTGCGCGCCTACAATTGTCTGAAGCGAGCGCAGATCAACACCGTAGCCGACCTCCTCGATTACAGCCAAGAAGATCTCTTAGAAATCAAAAACTTTGGGCAGAAATCGGCTGAAGAAGTCATTGAAGCCCTACAAAAACGGTTAGGAATCACCCTACCCCAAGAAAAAAGCAAGTAA
- the rplQ gene encoding 50S ribosomal protein L17 yields the protein MRHRCKVPQLGLPADQRKALLRSLATQLIRHGQITTTLAKAKAVRAEVDHIITLAKDGSLSARRQAMGYIYDKQLVHALFEGAQTRYGGRNGGYTRVVRTLRRRGDNAPMAIIELM from the coding sequence ATGAGACATCGGTGTAAAGTGCCTCAATTGGGTCTGCCGGCTGACCAAAGAAAGGCACTGCTGCGCAGCTTGGCCACCCAGCTAATTCGCCACGGTCAGATCACCACCACCCTAGCGAAAGCGAAAGCGGTGCGAGCAGAGGTAGACCACATTATCACCCTAGCTAAAGACGGTTCCCTGAGCGCTCGTCGCCAAGCTATGGGCTACATCTACGATAAACAACTGGTTCACGCCCTCTTTGAAGGCGCCCAAACCCGTTATGGCGGTCGTAACGGCGGTTATACCAGGGTGGTGCGTACCCTGCGCCGTCGCGGGGATAATGCCCCCATGGCGATTATCGAACTGATGTAA
- the truA gene encoding tRNA pseudouridine(38-40) synthase TruA, with translation MTACPQSRIALVIQYVGTNFHGWQRQPHHRSVQEEIEKALADILGHAVTLHGAGRTDSGVHAAAQVAHFEQQSPIPPAHWAKVLNARLDDDIVIRASARVPDRWHARFSALWRRYRYTLYTDPIPNLFVSPFSWHYYHRPLDADLMARALGPLLGKHHLAAFHRANSSRDHSWVEVQGVECYRQGPFVQMEIQANGFLYGMVRLLVGMLVEVGTGERSLENFTDIWVNQRRELVKYAAPAKGLCLLRVGYADFPFADSVWFETQPLYYFRA, from the coding sequence ATGACAGCTTGCCCCCAGTCGCGGATCGCCCTAGTTATCCAGTATGTGGGAACTAATTTCCACGGCTGGCAACGGCAACCCCATCACAGGAGCGTGCAGGAAGAAATCGAGAAGGCTCTGGCCGATATTCTCGGTCATGCCGTCACTCTGCACGGGGCCGGACGTACCGATAGCGGTGTTCACGCCGCCGCCCAGGTTGCCCATTTCGAGCAGCAGAGTCCGATCCCACCTGCCCATTGGGCCAAGGTTCTCAATGCTCGGCTAGATGACGATATCGTCATTCGGGCCTCGGCCCGGGTTCCCGATCGCTGGCACGCCCGTTTCTCGGCCCTCTGGCGACGTTATCGTTACACCCTCTATACCGACCCCATCCCCAATCTCTTTGTTAGCCCCTTTAGTTGGCACTACTACCATCGTCCCCTCGATGCCGATTTGATGGCCAGGGCCTTGGGTCCTTTATTGGGTAAGCACCATCTGGCCGCCTTTCACCGTGCTAACTCTAGTCGTGACCATTCTTGGGTAGAAGTACAGGGGGTGGAATGCTACCGTCAAGGGCCGTTTGTACAGATGGAAATTCAAGCCAATGGCTTTTTGTATGGGATGGTGCGCCTATTGGTGGGAATGTTGGTGGAGGTGGGAACGGGTGAGCGATCGCTAGAAAACTTTACCGACATCTGGGTCAATCAGCGCCGAGAATTGGTCAAATACGCCGCACCAGCTAAAGGACTATGTTTACTGCGGGTGGGTTACGCCGATTTTCCCTTTGCCGATAGCGTCTGGTTTGAGACACAGCCTCTTTATTATTTCCGAGCATAG